Proteins encoded by one window of Kribbella italica:
- the nusB gene encoding transcription antitermination factor NusB: MSARSKARKRALDVLYESEVRGLPVGGTLSDRVADNDPPVNEFTVALVEGVAEHISAIDDLLGTHSVGWTLDRMPAVDRNILRIGVYELLFDEQVPDVVAVSEAVSLARDLSTDESPAFVNGLLARLLQLKPTLGV; encoded by the coding sequence ATGTCTGCCCGTAGCAAGGCCCGCAAGCGCGCCCTCGACGTGCTGTACGAGTCGGAGGTGCGTGGCCTGCCGGTCGGCGGCACGCTGTCCGACCGCGTGGCCGACAACGACCCGCCGGTGAACGAGTTCACCGTGGCGCTGGTCGAGGGGGTCGCGGAGCACATCTCCGCGATCGACGACCTGCTCGGGACGCACTCGGTCGGCTGGACGCTGGACCGGATGCCCGCCGTCGACCGCAACATCCTGCGGATCGGCGTGTACGAACTGCTCTTCGACGAGCAGGTGCCGGACGTGGTCGCGGTGTCCGAGGCGGTGTCGCTCGCGCGGGACCTGTCGACCGACGAGTCGCCGGCGTTCGTGAACGGGCTGCTGGCGCGACTGCTGCAGCTGAAGCCGACGCTGGGGGTTTGA
- a CDS encoding VOC family protein has protein sequence MAEVKQFQVTFDCADPERVARFWCEVLGYVVPPPPEGFASWEEFAASLPPEAQGSAFACVDPAGVGPRLFFQRVPEGKVVKNRVHLDVRVGTGLVGAERLAKLEAECTRLVALGAVRERLLKADGINESCIVMQDVEGNEFCLD, from the coding sequence ATGGCAGAGGTCAAGCAGTTCCAGGTCACCTTCGACTGCGCGGATCCCGAGCGCGTCGCTCGCTTCTGGTGCGAGGTGCTCGGGTACGTCGTACCGCCGCCTCCGGAAGGCTTCGCGAGCTGGGAGGAGTTCGCCGCCTCGCTGCCGCCCGAGGCTCAGGGCTCGGCGTTCGCCTGCGTCGATCCGGCCGGCGTGGGGCCGCGGTTGTTCTTCCAGCGGGTTCCCGAGGGCAAGGTCGTCAAGAACCGCGTGCACCTCGACGTACGGGTCGGCACCGGGCTCGTGGGTGCGGAGCGCCTCGCCAAGCTCGAGGCCGAGTGCACCCGACTGGTCGCGCTCGGCGCGGTCCGCGAACGGCTGCTGAAGGCCGACGGCATCAACGAGTCCTGCATCGTGATGCAGGACGTCGAGGGCAACGAGTTCTGCCTGGACTGA
- a CDS encoding dihydroorotase, with translation MTAYLITGVKIVGGEVADILLNDGEIVAIGNNLDVPQDAEHIDAQGLIALPGLVDLHTHLREPGREDAETVLTGTRAAAVGGFTAVFAMANTDPVADTAGVVEQVWRLGREAGYADVFPIGAVTVGRQGTQLAELGAMADSAARVRVFSDDGDCVWDAALMRRALEYVKAFGGTIAQHAQEPRLTKGAQMNEGALSGVLGLTGWPSVAEESIIARDILLNAHVGSKLHICHLSTKGSVEIVRAAKKRGLEVTAEVTPHHLLLTEDLAASYNPVYKVNPPLRTKADVEAVREGLADGTIDIVATDHAPHPVEDKDCEWSAAAFGMTGLETALSVVQHAMIDTQLLTWADLADRMSYRPAAIGQISDHGQPLEAGAAANLTLVDPAAQRAVVPAESTSLSRNTPFEGMTLPGRVVATFLRGTPTVLDGKPTK, from the coding sequence ATGACCGCCTACCTGATCACCGGAGTCAAGATCGTCGGCGGTGAGGTGGCGGACATCCTCCTGAACGACGGCGAGATCGTGGCCATCGGCAACAACCTCGACGTACCGCAGGACGCCGAGCACATCGACGCCCAAGGCCTGATCGCGCTCCCCGGCCTGGTCGACCTGCACACCCACCTGCGCGAGCCCGGCCGCGAGGACGCCGAGACGGTGCTGACCGGCACCCGCGCCGCCGCCGTCGGCGGGTTCACCGCCGTGTTCGCGATGGCCAACACCGACCCGGTCGCCGACACCGCCGGGGTCGTCGAGCAGGTCTGGCGCCTGGGCCGCGAGGCCGGGTACGCCGACGTCTTCCCGATCGGCGCCGTCACGGTCGGCCGTCAGGGCACGCAGCTCGCCGAGCTGGGCGCGATGGCCGACTCGGCCGCGCGCGTCCGGGTGTTCTCCGACGACGGCGACTGCGTCTGGGACGCCGCGCTGATGCGGCGCGCGCTGGAGTACGTGAAGGCCTTCGGCGGCACGATCGCGCAGCACGCGCAGGAGCCGCGGCTGACCAAGGGCGCGCAGATGAACGAGGGCGCCCTGTCCGGCGTCCTGGGGCTGACCGGCTGGCCGAGCGTGGCCGAGGAGTCGATCATCGCCCGCGACATCCTGCTGAACGCGCACGTCGGTTCGAAGCTGCACATCTGCCACCTGTCGACGAAGGGCTCGGTCGAGATCGTCCGGGCCGCGAAGAAGCGCGGGCTGGAGGTGACGGCGGAGGTCACGCCGCACCACCTGCTGCTCACCGAGGACCTGGCGGCGTCGTACAACCCGGTCTACAAGGTGAACCCGCCGCTGCGGACCAAGGCCGACGTCGAGGCGGTCCGCGAGGGCCTGGCCGACGGCACGATCGACATCGTCGCCACCGACCACGCGCCGCACCCGGTCGAGGACAAGGACTGCGAGTGGAGCGCGGCCGCGTTCGGCATGACCGGGCTGGAGACCGCGCTGAGCGTCGTCCAGCACGCGATGATCGACACCCAGCTGCTGACCTGGGCCGACCTGGCCGACCGGATGAGCTACCGGCCGGCCGCGATCGGTCAGATCAGCGACCACGGCCAGCCGCTCGAGGCCGGCGCCGCGGCGAACCTGACGCTGGTCGATCCGGCGGCGCAGCGCGCCGTCGTACCGGCGGAGAGCACGTCGCTGTCGCGGAACACGCCGTTCGAGGGGATGACCCTGCCGGGCCGGGTGGTCGCGACCTTCCTGCGGGGGACGCCGACGGTGCTAGACGGGAAGCCCACCAAGTGA
- the fxlM gene encoding methyltransferase, FxLD system, producing MDAVGNDSEYAGALRAGLVVGLREQGALSDERVAAAFGAVPRHVFIPEVSVETAYADDVVLMKQNAAGIAISSVSQPSIVALMLQQAGVEPGHRVLEIGSGGYNAALLWELAKPDGEVTTIDIDPDVTDRASATLQSAGYEQVKVVRTDGIEGWKPHAPYDRIVVTVTANDIAPAWVEQLATSGRIVVPLRVRGQTRSLALDLQADGTLESRSSVICGFVEMQGTGAAHERAVQVAGEDVVLRIDADQEIDQPALDGAGFVRWTRVLMDREEPFCQLDLWLASVFEEYCVMSAGRAAVKKRLVRPALRWGGAAVVRDGTLAYLTSQPGPQRNLIEVGVRAHGPAAVLLAEEVAGQVRAWDAVRRGKPDPVFLVHPAGTTDLPAGPHFRTRNTVVTPIWTE from the coding sequence ATGGATGCTGTGGGCAACGACTCCGAGTACGCCGGGGCGTTGCGCGCGGGCCTGGTCGTGGGGTTGAGGGAGCAGGGAGCGCTCTCCGACGAGCGCGTCGCGGCGGCGTTCGGGGCCGTGCCGCGGCACGTGTTCATCCCGGAGGTTTCCGTCGAGACCGCGTACGCCGACGACGTCGTCCTGATGAAGCAGAACGCGGCAGGGATCGCGATCAGCTCGGTGTCGCAGCCGTCGATCGTCGCGCTGATGCTGCAGCAGGCCGGCGTCGAGCCGGGGCACCGGGTCCTCGAGATCGGCTCCGGCGGCTACAACGCGGCGCTGCTGTGGGAACTGGCCAAGCCCGACGGCGAGGTCACCACGATCGACATCGACCCGGACGTCACCGACCGGGCGTCGGCAACACTCCAATCGGCGGGGTACGAGCAGGTCAAGGTCGTGAGGACCGACGGCATCGAAGGCTGGAAGCCCCACGCGCCGTACGACCGGATCGTCGTCACGGTGACGGCGAACGACATCGCCCCGGCCTGGGTGGAGCAGCTGGCGACCAGCGGCCGGATCGTCGTCCCGCTCCGCGTTCGCGGCCAGACCCGCTCACTCGCACTGGACCTCCAGGCCGACGGGACCCTCGAGAGCCGCTCCAGCGTGATCTGTGGATTCGTCGAGATGCAGGGCACCGGAGCCGCGCACGAGCGCGCGGTGCAGGTCGCGGGGGAGGACGTCGTACTCCGGATCGACGCGGACCAGGAGATCGACCAGCCGGCGCTGGACGGCGCGGGGTTCGTCCGATGGACGCGCGTTCTGATGGATCGCGAGGAGCCGTTCTGCCAGCTCGACCTCTGGCTCGCGTCGGTGTTCGAGGAGTACTGCGTGATGTCGGCCGGCCGCGCCGCGGTGAAGAAGCGACTCGTCCGGCCGGCGCTGCGCTGGGGCGGCGCGGCCGTCGTCCGCGACGGGACGCTCGCCTACCTCACTTCGCAGCCCGGCCCGCAGCGCAACCTGATCGAGGTCGGGGTTCGCGCGCACGGCCCTGCGGCGGTGCTGCTCGCGGAAGAGGTCGCCGGGCAGGTCCGCGCCTGGGACGCCGTACGCCGGGGCAAGCCCGACCCGGTGTTCCTCGTCCATCCAGCCGGTACGACGGACCTGCCGGCCGGCCCGCACTTCCGGACCAGAAACACCGTCGTCACGCCGATCTGGACCGAATAG
- a CDS encoding aspartate carbamoyltransferase catalytic subunit, whose protein sequence is MRHLLSAGDLSRDDAHLILDTAEEMRSLADRPIKKLPALRGRTVVNLFFEDSTRTRISFEAAAKRLSADVINFSAKGSSVSKGESLKDTALTLQAMGADGVVCRHGSSGAPHLLATSGWLNGSVVNAGDGTHEHPTQALLDAFTMRRHLGSLEGRRITIVGDVLHSRVARSNVLLLSTLGADVTVVAPPTLLPVDMTSWPCTTSYDLDATLPKSDAVMMLRVQRERMGDAFFPSAREYTRRYGLDVHRMAQLPDEAIVLHPGPMNRGMEISAEVADSTRSVIVEQVTNGVAIRMAVLYLLLSGTNETTNEEPTA, encoded by the coding sequence ATGAGGCATCTGTTGAGTGCGGGAGATCTCTCCCGCGATGACGCGCACCTGATCCTCGACACCGCCGAAGAGATGCGGTCGCTCGCGGATCGGCCGATCAAGAAGTTGCCCGCGTTGCGGGGGCGCACGGTGGTGAACTTGTTCTTCGAGGACTCCACCCGGACGCGGATCTCGTTCGAGGCGGCGGCGAAGCGGTTGTCGGCGGACGTGATCAACTTTTCCGCCAAGGGGTCCAGTGTCAGCAAGGGTGAGAGCCTCAAGGACACCGCGCTGACGCTGCAGGCGATGGGGGCCGATGGCGTCGTCTGTCGGCACGGGTCGTCCGGGGCGCCGCATCTGCTGGCGACGTCCGGCTGGCTGAACGGCTCGGTGGTGAACGCCGGTGACGGCACTCACGAGCACCCGACCCAGGCGCTGCTCGACGCGTTCACGATGCGTCGTCACCTCGGCTCGCTGGAAGGGCGCCGGATCACGATCGTCGGCGACGTCCTGCACTCCCGGGTGGCCCGCTCGAACGTGCTGCTGCTGTCCACGCTCGGCGCCGACGTCACGGTGGTCGCGCCGCCGACGCTGCTGCCGGTCGACATGACCAGCTGGCCCTGTACGACGTCGTACGACCTGGACGCCACGCTGCCGAAGAGCGACGCGGTGATGATGCTGCGGGTCCAGCGCGAGCGGATGGGCGACGCGTTCTTCCCGAGCGCCCGTGAGTACACGCGCCGCTACGGGCTCGACGTGCACCGGATGGCGCAGCTGCCCGACGAGGCGATCGTGCTGCACCCCGGCCCGATGAACCGCGGGATGGAGATCAGCGCCGAGGTCGCCGACTCGACCCGCTCGGTGATCGTCGAACAGGTCACGAACGGCGTGGCGATCCGCATGGCCGTGCTCTACCTGCTGCTGTCAGGAACGAACGAAACCACGAACGAGGAGCCCACCGCATGA
- a CDS encoding helix-turn-helix domain-containing protein, producing MPSEYAKTLGGKLRAIRQQQGLSLHGVEEKSKGRWKAVVVGSYERGDRAVTVQKLAELADFYGVPIRELLPGSASAAAAAAAPPRLKLDLEALQHLDASEAGPLTRYAATIQAQRGDYNGKVLSIRQDDMRTLAVIYDESPTTLTERFISWGVLNPEAKGDVDDASEAAGA from the coding sequence GTGCCTAGCGAATACGCGAAGACACTGGGTGGCAAGCTACGCGCCATCCGCCAGCAGCAAGGACTGTCGCTGCACGGCGTGGAAGAGAAGTCCAAGGGTCGCTGGAAGGCGGTCGTCGTCGGCTCGTACGAGCGCGGCGATCGGGCCGTCACGGTCCAGAAGCTCGCGGAGCTCGCCGATTTCTACGGCGTGCCGATCCGTGAGCTGCTTCCTGGATCAGCCAGCGCGGCCGCCGCGGCAGCCGCTCCGCCCAGGTTGAAGCTCGACCTGGAGGCTCTGCAGCACCTCGACGCGAGCGAGGCCGGTCCGCTCACGCGGTACGCGGCCACGATCCAGGCTCAGCGTGGGGACTACAACGGAAAGGTGCTGTCGATCCGGCAGGACGACATGCGCACGCTCGCCGTGATCTACGACGAGTCGCCGACCACACTCACCGAGCGCTTCATCTCGTGGGGCGTGCTGAACCCGGAGGCGAAGGGCGACGTCGACGACGCGTCCGAGGCCGCCGGCGCCTGA
- the aroQ gene encoding type II 3-dehydroquinate dehydratase, giving the protein MTARKVLVLNGPNLGRLGSREPDVYGATTYADLVADCEKTGADLGLTVEVRQTDDESELVGWLHEAADHKYPVVLNPAAFTHYSYALRDACAQRTAPLIEIHISNPAAREEFRHTSVVAAVATGTIAGFGLNSYRLALRALTTLTD; this is encoded by the coding sequence GTGACCGCGCGCAAGGTGCTAGTACTCAACGGACCCAACCTCGGCCGCCTCGGCTCCCGGGAGCCCGACGTGTACGGCGCGACGACGTACGCCGACCTGGTCGCCGACTGCGAGAAAACCGGCGCCGACCTCGGCCTGACCGTAGAGGTCCGCCAAACCGACGACGAGTCCGAACTCGTCGGCTGGCTCCACGAGGCCGCCGACCACAAGTACCCGGTTGTCCTCAACCCCGCCGCGTTCACCCACTACTCGTACGCCCTCCGCGACGCCTGCGCCCAACGCACCGCCCCCCTGATCGAAATCCACATCAGCAACCCCGCAGCCCGCGAAGAGTTCCGCCACACCAGCGTCGTAGCCGCCGTAGCCACCGGCACCATCGCCGGCTTCGGCCTGAACTCCTACCGCCTGGCCCTGCGCGCCCTCACCACCCTCACGGACTGA
- a CDS encoding BTAD domain-containing putative transcriptional regulator: MSTVQPGNHRLAVRVLGPVEITADSASGDSSGPAGDTSGAATNSLPDGTSEPTGGSSPLPVGAPASSPSSPGVVVRQPLVRALAVRLALARGDAVSDEILVRDLWGDEELSRPSARLRVLASRLRGALGEESATLDRTAAGFRLDASAADLTEVEHQVARLETARRTNHWTDVHNAAAAALDCWRGDPLEDLPDLPFVIAERQRLESLWVELRLDRVESGLEIGATGIDDELELLIGKYPLHERLVRLAATAAVRAGDLQGALSRLSDLHERLADELGIDPSPETVALENQLRHGSSPAAPRQPPITVSLPQAHKAFVGRDLEYADLLAQVSGETPYAGVVTLTGGAGVGKTRLAREVAWRESARGRRVGWIDLGSLGTSDSLVAVLAAILGVDGSSEDPLARCADELAGGLLVLDNAEHLVENTAALVEALLKYGEATSIIVTSQRLLRISAEEERRVGPLEAAAAAELFCDRSAAEPGPEVDAICAAVDRLPLAIELAAGLTRTLSVAQLAKRIDNRLRLLVRGPRDAGIRHTSLRAALDWSHELLETPERVALRRLAVFAGGFTAEAAHAVIADPNTRATTALPGITPRPATSPSDGTPPASTLPSTSPRPATSPSGGARAVSALPGTSPAPATSPSDEAQPATTASDPADGRRDTPTRGDAAFQAGSALPRTSAEAEPSDVLAPEDIGGILAELVERCVLTVESGAEGIRFRLLETVRDYAFERLREAAEEEVLRGRHVEWYGFFVRQYEGMGARNNTGVGAEEANLLAAVDWCLGEGAQAEKVSALVSPLWWYWPGRGLMLEASHWLERSLAELAPDSEEYAGGLSTLASLTRNRGLIPEARAIGERSLAAFRELGDEERVTIGLMSLTRTCLAQGDMVATLTHAEEVEQRCRADDRVTRRARASALNYMGLAHRNLRHAPQATALFEAARDHWQEIEDFGGVAIAMENLAIVARQTGQHDVARTWAIESLRRARESAFSMGMCGALESIACLAVAQGRPEEALELLAATAHHRDKLGLPVQVPDELDDLSTARTTAYDALGPTAPKITEASQDLPLNTLADRYLT; this comes from the coding sequence GTGAGCACAGTGCAACCAGGTAATCACCGACTCGCTGTCCGGGTCCTCGGCCCGGTCGAGATCACCGCCGACTCAGCATCCGGCGACAGCTCGGGGCCTGCCGGTGATACCTCAGGCGCTGCCACCAACTCGCTTCCCGACGGCACCTCGGAGCCCACCGGCGGCTCCTCCCCGCTTCCCGTCGGCGCCCCCGCGTCCTCCCCCAGTTCCCCCGGCGTCGTCGTACGGCAGCCGTTGGTGCGGGCGTTGGCTGTGCGCCTGGCGCTGGCTCGGGGCGACGCGGTCTCCGACGAGATCCTCGTCCGCGACCTCTGGGGCGACGAGGAGCTGTCCCGCCCGTCGGCCCGCTTGCGCGTCCTCGCCTCCCGCCTACGCGGCGCACTCGGCGAAGAGAGCGCGACCTTGGACAGAACCGCGGCCGGGTTCCGCCTGGACGCCTCCGCCGCCGACCTCACCGAGGTCGAGCACCAGGTCGCTCGCCTGGAAACAGCCCGCCGTACAAACCACTGGACCGACGTCCACAACGCAGCCGCCGCCGCCCTCGACTGCTGGCGCGGCGACCCCCTCGAAGACCTGCCCGACCTCCCCTTCGTCATCGCCGAACGCCAGCGACTGGAGTCCCTCTGGGTCGAGCTCCGCCTCGACCGCGTCGAGAGCGGCCTCGAGATCGGTGCCACCGGCATCGACGACGAGCTCGAACTGCTGATCGGCAAGTACCCGCTGCACGAACGCCTGGTCCGCCTCGCCGCGACCGCCGCCGTCCGCGCCGGAGACCTCCAGGGAGCGCTCTCCCGGCTCTCCGACCTCCACGAACGCCTAGCCGACGAGCTCGGCATCGACCCGTCCCCGGAGACCGTCGCCCTCGAGAACCAGCTCCGCCACGGCTCCTCCCCCGCGGCACCTCGCCAACCACCGATCACCGTCTCGTTGCCCCAGGCCCACAAAGCGTTCGTCGGACGCGACCTCGAGTACGCCGATCTGCTGGCGCAGGTCAGCGGCGAGACGCCGTACGCCGGGGTGGTGACGCTGACCGGCGGCGCCGGCGTCGGCAAGACCCGCCTCGCCCGCGAGGTCGCCTGGCGCGAGAGCGCGCGCGGCCGCCGCGTCGGCTGGATCGACCTGGGCTCGCTGGGAACGTCCGACAGCCTGGTCGCCGTACTGGCCGCGATCCTCGGAGTCGACGGCAGCTCCGAGGATCCGCTCGCCCGCTGCGCCGACGAACTGGCCGGTGGGCTGCTCGTCCTCGACAACGCCGAGCACCTCGTCGAGAACACCGCGGCGCTGGTCGAGGCCCTGCTCAAGTACGGCGAAGCGACGTCGATCATCGTCACGTCCCAGCGTTTGCTACGCATCTCCGCCGAGGAAGAACGCCGCGTCGGCCCCCTCGAAGCCGCCGCCGCGGCCGAACTCTTCTGCGACCGAAGCGCCGCCGAACCCGGCCCCGAGGTCGACGCCATCTGCGCCGCCGTCGACCGCCTCCCCCTGGCCATCGAACTGGCCGCCGGTCTCACCCGAACCCTCTCGGTCGCCCAGCTCGCCAAACGCATCGACAACCGCCTCCGCCTCCTCGTCCGCGGCCCCCGAGACGCCGGCATCCGCCACACCAGCCTCCGCGCGGCCCTCGACTGGAGCCACGAACTCCTCGAAACCCCCGAACGAGTAGCCCTCAGACGCCTAGCCGTCTTCGCCGGCGGCTTCACCGCAGAGGCCGCCCACGCGGTGATCGCCGACCCCAACACCCGAGCGACGACCGCTCTCCCCGGCATCACCCCACGCCCGGCGACTTCGCCATCCGACGGAACCCCACCGGCGAGCACTCTCCCCAGCACCTCCCCGCGCCCGGCCACTTCACCCTCCGGTGGAGCCCGAGCAGTGAGCGCTCTCCCCGGAACGTCCCCGGCCCCGGCGACCTCACCCTCCGACGAAGCCCAACCGGCGACCACCGCCAGCGACCCCGCGGATGGCCGCCGCGACACCCCGACGCGAGGCGACGCCGCTTTCCAAGCGGGGAGCGCTCTCCCCCGCACCTCGGCGGAGGCCGAGCCTTCCGACGTACTGGCCCCGGAAGACATCGGCGGGATCCTGGCCGAGCTCGTCGAGCGGTGCGTACTGACCGTTGAGAGTGGCGCCGAGGGGATCCGTTTCCGGCTGCTGGAGACAGTGCGCGACTACGCGTTCGAGCGGTTGCGCGAGGCCGCCGAGGAGGAAGTGCTGCGGGGGCGGCACGTGGAGTGGTACGGCTTCTTCGTCCGGCAGTACGAGGGCATGGGCGCCCGGAACAACACGGGCGTCGGCGCCGAAGAGGCCAACCTGCTCGCCGCCGTCGATTGGTGCCTGGGCGAAGGCGCCCAAGCCGAGAAGGTCAGCGCCCTGGTCTCACCCCTCTGGTGGTACTGGCCCGGCCGCGGCCTGATGCTCGAAGCCTCCCACTGGCTCGAGCGATCCCTGGCCGAGCTCGCGCCGGATTCCGAGGAGTACGCCGGCGGCCTGAGCACGCTCGCCAGTCTCACCCGCAACCGCGGCCTGATCCCCGAAGCGCGCGCAATCGGAGAGCGCTCCCTCGCAGCATTCCGCGAACTCGGCGACGAGGAACGCGTGACCATCGGCCTGATGTCCCTCACCCGAACCTGCCTCGCCCAGGGCGACATGGTCGCGACGCTCACGCACGCGGAGGAAGTCGAGCAGCGCTGCCGAGCCGACGACCGCGTCACCCGCCGCGCCCGCGCCTCAGCCCTCAACTACATGGGCCTGGCCCACCGCAACCTCCGCCACGCCCCGCAAGCAACCGCTCTCTTCGAGGCCGCCCGCGACCACTGGCAGGAGATCGAGGACTTCGGCGGCGTCGCCATCGCGATGGAGAACCTGGCCATCGTCGCCCGCCAAACCGGCCAGCACGACGTCGCCCGCACCTGGGCGATCGAGAGCCTCCGCAGAGCCCGGGAGAGCGCGTTCTCGATGGGCATGTGCGGCGCCCTCGAGTCCATCGCCTGCCTGGCCGTAGCCCAGGGCCGCCCCGAGGAGGCCCTCGAACTCCTGGCCGCCACCGCCCACCACCGAGACAAACTGGGCCTCCCCGTCCAGGTCCCCGACGAACTCGACGACCTGTCCACCGCCCGCACCACGGCGTACGACGCCCTGGGCCCCACTGCCCCCAAGATCACCGAGGCCTCCCAAGACCTCCCCCTCAACACCCTCGCCGACCGCTACCTCACCTGA
- a CDS encoding helix-turn-helix transcriptional regulator has product MPVKQRRIPVWVKAADPLSQFGLVHALRPRPEIALVSEADLPGIQQPNDQRPAPPVVALIAVDSLDPVAVQVLRSATQRGCRRTVLISSTIDDDALMAAVELGVSGVLRRAEATADRIVHLLQTAAAGDGSLPPDLLGRLLGQVSRMQRHVLAPRGLSRTGLSDRETQVLRLVADGKDTQEIARELSYSERTVKNVLHDITSRLQLRNRSHAVAYALREGLI; this is encoded by the coding sequence ATGCCTGTGAAACAGCGCCGGATACCCGTCTGGGTGAAGGCGGCCGATCCGCTCTCGCAGTTCGGCCTGGTGCACGCGCTCAGGCCGCGGCCGGAGATCGCTCTCGTGAGCGAAGCCGACCTGCCCGGGATCCAGCAGCCGAATGACCAGCGCCCCGCCCCGCCAGTGGTCGCGCTGATCGCCGTCGACTCGCTCGACCCGGTCGCGGTGCAGGTACTCCGGTCGGCGACGCAGCGCGGCTGCCGCCGTACGGTACTGATCAGCAGCACGATCGACGACGACGCGTTGATGGCCGCGGTCGAGCTGGGCGTCTCCGGCGTACTGCGGCGAGCCGAAGCGACGGCCGACCGGATCGTCCACCTGCTGCAGACCGCCGCCGCGGGTGACGGCAGCCTGCCGCCGGACCTGCTCGGCCGGCTCCTCGGCCAGGTCTCCCGCATGCAGCGCCACGTACTCGCGCCGCGCGGTCTGTCCCGGACGGGGTTGTCGGACCGCGAGACCCAGGTCTTGCGACTCGTTGCCGACGGCAAGGACACACAGGAGATCGCCCGCGAGCTGTCGTACTCCGAGCGCACGGTGAAGAACGTCCTGCACGACATCACCAGCCGCCTGCAACTCCGCAACCGCTCCCACGCCGTCGCCTACGCCCTGCGCGAAGGCCTGATCTGA
- the efp gene encoding elongation factor P — translation MASTNDLKNGMVLNLDGQLWSVVWFQHHKPGKGGAVMRTKLKNVLSGKVVDKTFNADVKVEVANVDKRDMTYLYNDGAAYVFMDKQTYEQLTIQPDTVGDASHFLLENQDAIVAVHNELPLYVELPASVELTVEYTEPGLQGDRSTGGTKPAKLETGYTINVPLFLTTGEKVKVDTRTGDYLGRVTS, via the coding sequence GTGGCATCGACGAACGACCTCAAGAACGGCATGGTGCTCAACCTGGATGGGCAGCTGTGGTCCGTCGTCTGGTTCCAGCACCACAAGCCCGGTAAGGGCGGTGCCGTGATGCGGACCAAGCTGAAGAACGTGCTGTCCGGCAAGGTGGTCGACAAGACCTTCAACGCCGACGTCAAGGTCGAGGTGGCCAACGTCGACAAGCGCGACATGACCTACCTGTACAACGACGGCGCGGCGTACGTCTTCATGGACAAGCAGACCTACGAGCAGCTGACGATCCAGCCGGACACGGTCGGCGACGCCTCGCACTTCCTGCTGGAGAACCAGGACGCCATCGTCGCGGTGCACAACGAGCTCCCGCTGTACGTCGAGCTGCCGGCCTCGGTCGAGCTCACCGTGGAGTACACCGAGCCTGGCCTGCAGGGCGACCGCTCCACCGGCGGTACCAAGCCCGCCAAGCTGGAGACCGGGTACACGATCAACGTCCCGCTGTTCCTGACTACCGGCGAGAAGGTCAAGGTGGACACCCGGACCGGGGACTACCTCGGCCGCGTCACGTCCTGA